From Leptolyngbya sp. 'hensonii':
TCTCCTGGAGTCGGGACGACAGCCAGGGGAACCCAGGTTTTCCAGGCGATCGCGGGTTGTTGCTCCAGATGCTGAATGAACTGAATGATGGACTGGTCTGCTTTCGTTGGGGTCTGGAAGTCGAACTGAATGGTCTGGAAGATGCGGGTGTCGCCTCTGGCAAAGTAATTGCCCACCCACTGGGTCACCTGCAGAATCAGACGATTGAGCAGCCAACCCGCAACCCCCGATCGTTTTGGCGTAATCAACACCGTCTGACCTTCTGTTTTTCCCTCTGGCAGCATCCGCAGGGTGAACAGGATATAGAAGTGCAGACAATCGGGACCGAGCGTCACCGTCCCCGTGCTGCCATACCAGTAGCACAGGCTGTAGGTGCCTTCCTGTTTATACAGGGGTTGAATTAGCCGGATCAGCCAGGAGTCCTGGCCCCCTCGCGTCGTATTGCTGAACAGGATGGCCTTGTCCTGCCGGTCCTGCTTGACGAAGTGGATTTCCAGAGGCAGGTTATGCACCGTATTGAAGTGGTGGGCATCGATCGCATTAATCATCACCACATTGGGATGGCAGTTTTTGTAGAAATGCGCCCCCAATCTGACATCACAGTCTGCCTGCTCCAGCTCCGGCACCGTGGGTGGCGGCGAACTGGGGGTTGTGCCGGTCCAGACCCAAATCAGGCCGTAATGTTCTGCCGTGGGCCAAGTCTGAATCTGGAGCGGAATCAGCGGTTCCACACCGGGCATCTCAATACAATGCCCCTGGGTATTAAACTTCCAGTTGTGGAAGAAGCAGCGTAGGCCATCCTCCTCGACCCGTCCTTCCGCCAGGTGCGCCCCCATGTGGGGACAGTAGGCATCCACCGCGATCGCTCGTCCATCGCGCCCCCGGTACAGGGCCAAATCCCGACCCTGGAGGGTCACGGGTTTGACCTGCCCCACCCGTAGTTGCCTAGAAGGCAACGCCCAGTACCAGCCTGGAATGAAGCAGTCCGGATGGTTGAAAACCTTGACCTGTCGGTTGGAGGTAAAGCTCATGGGTTTTGCCTCATACACTCATCAGAGCTAGGGCGGACCATAGACGCTGTCCCGCTGCAGTAAGATTGGCCTCACCCACCTCCGTCAGACAGACCAGTTCATCCCCCTGACGATGACCCGGATTGCGAGTCTGGAAAAACTGAATATGGGGGTCTTTGAGCCTTTCTGGGGGAATATCCCGCAATCCTGCCCGCAGCATCTGGGGATGGGGAAACCGGACGATGCCGGTGCGATCGTCGTACCCAGCGCCAAATTGCTGACGGGCCAGAAAGGCCATCAGCATCTGGATATCCGGGGGAGTGGGGCGATCGTAGCGGGGATAGAACACCTGGGCAAACAGGGGCAGAAATCGGTAGGTGCGGTAGCCAGAGGAAATCAGCAACCAGTAGAGTTTGCCCCTGGTGTATTTCTGCCGCAATTGCCGGACTGCCGTCAACCAGGATCGGGACAGAACCGAACTGGACCAGGATCCCGGA
This genomic window contains:
- a CDS encoding aromatic ring-hydroxylating dioxygenase subunit alpha, with protein sequence MSFTSNRQVKVFNHPDCFIPGWYWALPSRQLRVGQVKPVTLQGRDLALYRGRDGRAIAVDAYCPHMGAHLAEGRVEEDGLRCFFHNWKFNTQGHCIEMPGVEPLIPLQIQTWPTAEHYGLIWVWTGTTPSSPPPTVPELEQADCDVRLGAHFYKNCHPNVVMINAIDAHHFNTVHNLPLEIHFVKQDRQDKAILFSNTTRGGQDSWLIRLIQPLYKQEGTYSLCYWYGSTGTVTLGPDCLHFYILFTLRMLPEGKTEGQTVLITPKRSGVAGWLLNRLILQVTQWVGNYFARGDTRIFQTIQFDFQTPTKADQSIIQFIQHLEQQPAIAWKTWVPLAVVPTPGELALSSQSMPEVIGCNLQD